A single window of Pectobacterium parmentieri DNA harbors:
- the murI gene encoding glutamate racemase, whose amino-acid sequence MATARQGENTISLEAIPSNLPSRPTVLVFDSGVGGLSVYNEIRQLLPDLHYIYAFDNEAFPYGEKSQQFIIERVVEIVSAVQQRHQLALVVIACNTASTISLPALRERFTFPVVGVVPAVKPAAKLTRNGVVGLLATRATVQRPYTHELIARFATDCQILSLGSSELVELAEAKLQGETISISELQKILRPWLRLPEPPDTVVLGCTHFPLLAEELKMALPEGTRLVDSGAAIAKRTAWLIANLDNPPLSTDKNLVYCLTITPKVATLWPILQRYGFDSLEKLPL is encoded by the coding sequence ATGGCTACCGCACGGCAGGGCGAGAATACTATCTCACTGGAAGCTATACCTTCTAACCTGCCATCCCGACCTACGGTTCTGGTGTTTGATTCCGGCGTAGGCGGGCTGTCTGTTTATAATGAGATCCGGCAACTCCTGCCGGATCTTCACTATATATACGCCTTCGATAATGAAGCGTTTCCTTATGGTGAGAAATCACAGCAGTTTATTATCGAGCGCGTGGTTGAGATTGTTAGCGCAGTCCAGCAACGTCATCAGCTCGCATTGGTTGTGATTGCTTGCAATACGGCGAGTACGATTTCCCTTCCTGCTTTACGTGAACGTTTTACTTTCCCTGTCGTGGGCGTCGTCCCAGCCGTTAAACCTGCGGCTAAGTTGACGCGCAACGGCGTTGTTGGCCTATTGGCGACGCGTGCAACCGTTCAACGCCCCTATACACACGAGTTGATTGCCCGTTTTGCGACGGATTGCCAGATTTTGTCGCTGGGTTCGTCAGAGCTGGTTGAATTGGCAGAGGCTAAATTGCAGGGGGAGACAATCTCAATTTCTGAACTGCAAAAAATTCTGCGTCCTTGGTTACGTCTGCCTGAGCCACCAGATACGGTTGTGCTCGGGTGTACGCATTTCCCATTGTTAGCAGAAGAGCTGAAAATGGCATTGCCAGAAGGGACGCGTCTTGTTGATTCTGGCGCGGCTATAGCCAAAAGAACGGCATGGCTGATTGCTAATCTGGATAATCCTCCACTTTCTACCGATAAAAATCTGGTTTATTGCCTGACGATTACGCCTAAAGTAGCCACGCTGTGGCCGATATTGCAGCGCTATGGCTTCGATTCGCTGGAAAAACTGCCACTTTAA